The following nucleotide sequence is from Endozoicomonas sp. GU-1.
TAAGTATTCATAAGTGCTTCAGCGCTACTGATAATTATTATCATTTGCGACACTATCATTACAGTTGATGTAAATCAAAAGAAGAATAGATATTTTCCGTCGTGCAATGACCTCAGACTTGTTTTCCCTGTATTAGTGCTATATTCCGGCCCATGCATAAACACATCAAACAAGCCCTGATGCTCAGGCGCTGGGTGGCAATCGGCCATCATTTTCCCGGGAGAATTCGTCTTAAGTACAAGCTGGGTATCTTGACAAAACTGGTCGGTTTTAAGGTGGCGGATATCGAAACGGTGCTTTCTGATATCCCCGCTTTCAAGAATTACAAACTTAACAGTGCCACTAATAGTGTAGTGATTGATTACGATGCAGAGACTATTAACCCACAATGGGTTGATGCACTATTTTGTGAGTCTGAAGCTGATGCTGAACAAGCCTGTTATCGGATAGCCAGGTGTCTGGAACTGGATAAAAGTCGCCATGAGTAACGATGCAAAGAAGGCTGCAGAAGAGTCAGCCTTCGGACACTATGACAATATGCCGCCCAATGGAATGCCGCCCAACGGTGCCTACGGACACCCCGGCTATAACCCTTATGCCGCGTGCATGGGGCATATGCCTTATCCGCCGCCTCCACCTTATTATGGACACCCGGGTTACCATCATCCGGCCATGATGCCCCCACCACCACCATACTGGCCTGGCTACCAGCCCGATATGCCAGCACAAAATGCGCATCAACCCGCTCATCCACTGGCTGAGCAGGCTCAGGCCATGGTGGAGAATGCCCTGGGAGAAGACGCCGGGATGTTTAAAGAGTTACTGGGCACTCTGGGCATTAATGATCGGGAATTCTGGAAGGGGGCGATGATCGGTGCCGCTGCAGCGTTGCTGCTGGGTAATGAAAATGTCCGTGGGAAATTGCTGGAAATGCTGGCAAGTGCCGGCAGTATGCTCAAAGGGGCAGAAGCTGAAGCATCGAAGTCAGCTGCAAACAATAACTCAGAGGAAGTCCGATAATGAATGATAAACGCTTCTGGCAGGGGGCCCTGATTGGTGCCGCAGCCACATTTTTGCTGACCAATGACAAGGTGCGTGGAAAGCTGGTCGATTTGGTGACTGGCGCTGGCAATATGGTCAAAAATAGCGGTTCTGCTGTTAAGGAAAAAGCCAGTCACACGGTTGATTCCGTCCGGGAAAATGTAACCACCGGTGGTGAAATTTTCCGTGATACCTATGCGGCGAGTAAACAGGGCTTTCAGGCGTCGGTAAAAAAACATCAATCGCCAAAAGAGCAGCCAGATGTTGAACCGGTGATTGAAATCGTTGAGGTAGAAGCCTCTGCCAACGAGAAACCCGCTCAACCGGAGTGATCCTGATGAGCAATGCAAACAAGAAACTCAGCACCGCCAGCCGGGCCATGATTGCCGGTGCCATGGTGGGTGGCGGAGCATCGGTGATCAGTCGCTGGAATACCTATAAGGCGGGCGACGTGGATACCCATGAGCTGGCCAGGGGGGCGGTCAAAGCCGCCCTGCAGGCGGGCGCTGTCAGTGGCGTGACAACTTATGCGGCGGAAAAGATGGCAGGCCGCCCGGTCCTGTCAATGCTGACTCTGGTTGCCGCAGGCACCGCTGGCCTCTATTTAATGGATCAATTGTTGGACAGTAAAAAGCATGACCGGTCATAACCCTTACTACGGCTATAACGCCTACGGCCACTCTCAGTCAGGTGACGTAAGTCGGGAGCCAGCTTACCGTCAGCAGAACAGTAAAACCCACTTTGTTATGGGGCTGGCGGCTGGGGCTGCTGTTGCCTATCTGCTCTCGAATAAAAAATTCAGAGAGGGTATGGCGACCACGGGAGAAAAAGCCTGGTCTGCTGTTCGTGGAGAAGTTGAAGAGTTGAAAGAGCGTCTGGAAGATACTCAGGCTGAACTTGAGTATTACCGCAATCTCCACAAAGGCGACAAATGACTGTTTTGCAGGTTAAGCATCACTTGCCAGGACGCATTCGCTTCAAAATCGCCGTATTGCAGGAATACCCGGATACCGGTGCATGGATCAAGCAAGCGTTGTTGAGTATTCAGGGACTGCATGATATCCGTATTAATGAAGCGGCCTGTTCAATCGTCGTTCACTACGATACACAGCTGCTGGATGCAAAGATAATCAGTGCCCGCTTATCTCAGCTTGGTCTGGATGAAGCTGAGCAGGAAGAAAGTGAGCATGAGTTTACCCGTGGTGATATCGCCCTGAATATCCTTGGAACGCTGGTGGCCGCATTACTCCCCAATAAATGGGGTGGGCTGTCAACGGCTGTGCTGATTGCACCGGCCATGATGGAAGGTTTATCAGACCTCGCAGAGCGCAGGGTTTCCGTTGAGGTGCTTGATGCCATTGCTATTGGGCTCTCTTTCTGGCGGGGTGATTATAAAACCGCCATGATGACCCAGAGCCTGATCAGCCTTGGCGAATATATGGAGCAGAAAACCAGCCGTAACAGTGATCAGCTGCTGGCAGATCTGATGCGTCCGCAGGATAGTGAGGTATGGCGGATCAATGGTGATGGTCACCGGGAGTTGATTCAGTCAGGTGCATTGCAGGTTGGCGACCTGATTGAGCTGCAGCCGGGCTCAGCAATACCGGCTGATGGCATTGTGATATCCGGTGCTGCGTTTATTAATCAATCGACGTTGACCGGAGAGAATGTGCCTGTCCGCCGCGAAGAAGGTGCGCTGGTTTATGCGGGTACCACTGTCCACGATGGCACGGTTTCAGTCCGGGTTGAGAAGGTAGGGAGTGAGGCGACCACAGCCCGGATTGCCCAACTGATTTATGAATCACTCAGTGAAAAAAGCGAAATCCAGCAAGTTACCCAGGATATGGCCGATCGCCGGGTGAACATTACCCTGGCCATGGGAGCAGCCGTGTTTGCCCTCACTCAGGATATTAATCGGGTTGCCTCGGTATTCCTGGTGGATTATTCCTGTGCTCTCAGGCTCAGCACGCCGGTAACGTTCAAATCCATCATGTACCGTGCGGCTCAAAATGGCATTTTGTTGAAAGGCGGAAGTGCTATTGAAAAGCTGGTGACCGTGGATACCTGTGTATTTGATAAAACAGGAACACTGACTTACAGCGATATGGAAGTAACGGACATTGTTCCTCTGTGCAATAACAACACAGGCCGTGATCTGCTGGCTATTGCAGCTTCCGTTGAGGAGCACAGCAGTCACCCGTTATCCAAGGCTATTGTCAATGCTGCCAAGCATCACGATCTACCACATATTGAACATGGTGAAGTTGAGTATGTTATAGCTCATGGTCTCAAAAGCACTATGGACGATTACTGTCTTATGATGGGCAGCCGCCACTTTCTTGAAGAGCATGAGTCCGTAGATTTTACGCCCTATGAAGATGAAATCATCAAGTATGAGGAAATGGGGCGGCATCTGATCTTTATTTCTCATGATAAAAAGCTGATTGGCATGATCGGGTTAAAGGATCACCTTCGGGAAGATGCGGTTGCGACACTGAATGAACTGCGTAACCTCGGTATTCATGAGCTGATCATGATTACCGGTGATCGTGTTGCCAAAGCACAGGTGCTGGGTGATGAATTACAGCTGAACCAGGTATATGCAGAGGTAACGCCCGACAGCAAATCAGCCATTGTCGAGCAGTTAAAAGCAGCTGGTCGAAAAGTGATGTTTGTAGGGGATGGTGTTAATGACGCACCGGCGTTGACGATGGCTGATGTTGGTATAGCCATGTGTGAAGGTACTGAACTGGCAAGACAGGCTGCGGATGTCGTTCTGTTGAAAGATAAACTTTATGGCGTTGCTGAAACCCGGCAACTGGCTCAGCTGGCGATGTCGACCATTCAAAGTAATATCAAACTGGCTGAGTATATTAATAGTGGCATCATGCTGGCGGCGGCTATGGGCTGGCTGAGTCCGGCAGTCAGTGCGTTACTGCATAATGGTACAACGCTGGCAGTGCTTGGACGCTCAGTCGCTTTAAAGAGGCCCCGATAACGACTGCATAATAGTGAAATGTCGTATACGTGCTAACCGAGGGTTGGCACGGTCATTCAATTGCGTATAATGCGCCCCACTTCCACGGACTGGCCCAAACGGTTATCCACGGATCGGCAGAATGAATTATCATCGCTGACCGGGAAGTGCGGTTTGAAAATGGGTTGTTTGGATTGAATGAAAAACAACCGGTTGACAAATCAAACTGGCGCGGTAATATGCGCCTCCGCTGACAGGGCTTCGGGCAACGTCAGTGAGTTGGAAAGCTTCTTTCTTCTTCTGAAAACGAATGCTTGACAACGAAAGCCGCCACGGTAAGATAGGCGGCCTTGCTGATCGGCACTGACTGCTGAATCAGCGATTAAATCACCACGATTTAATCAGTTCTTTAACAAGATATCAGACAATTCGTGTGGGCGCTTGTGCGATTGCATCGGTTACAAAAGGTTAATACCTTTTGCTAATAGTTAAATGCGACGCTTAAGCGAACATACTCGTTAATTTGCAGTAAGTTCTATTGAGCATATAAATTTTTCGCATGAAAAATTTAAACTGAAGAGTTTGATCATGGCTCAGATTGAACGCTGGCGGCAGGCCTAACACATGCAAGTCGAGCGGTAGCAGGAAGTGCTTGCACTTCGCTGACGAGCGGCGGACGGGTGCGTAACACGTAGGAATCTGCCTGGTAGTGGGGGATAGCCCGGAGAAATCCGGATTAATACCGCATACGCCTTACGAGGGAAAGGAGGGGACCCGTTTCTTTTATAAGAAGCGAGCCTTTCGCTATCAGATGAGCCTGCGTCGGATTAGCTTGTTGGTGGGGTAAAGGCCTACCAAGGCGACGATCCGTAGCTGGTCTGAGAGGATGATCAGCCACACTGGGACTGAGACACGGCCCAGACTCCTACGGGAGGCAGCAGTGGGGAATATTGCACAATGGGCGAAAGCCTGATGCAGCCATGCCGCGTGTGTGAAGAAGGCCCTAGGGTTGTAAAGCACTTTCAGTGGGGAGGAAAGGTTGAAGGTTAATACCCTTCAGCTGTGACGTTACCCACAGAAGAAGCACCGGCTAACTCCGTGCCAGCAGCCGCGGTAATACGGAGGGTGCGAGCGTTAATCGGAATTACTGGGCGTAAAGCGTGCGTAGGCGGCCACCTAAGTTGGATGTGAAAGCCCCGGGCTCAACCTGGGAACTGCATCCAAAACTGGGTGGCTAGAGTACGGGAGAGGAGTGTGGAATTTCCTGTGTAGCGGTGAAATGCGTAGATATAGGAAGGAACACCAGTGGCGAAGGCGACACTCTGGCCTGATACTGACGCTGAGGTACGAAAGCGTGGGGAGCAAACAGGATTAGATACCCTGGTAGTCCACGCCGTAAACGATGTCTACTAGTTGTCGGTTGTCTTGTACGACGGGTAACGCAGCTAACGCGATAAGTAGACCGCCTGGGGAGTACGGCCGCAAGGTTAAAACTCAAATGAATTGACGGGGGCCCGCACAAGCGGTGGAGCATGTGGTTTAATTCGAAGCAACGCGAAGAACCTTACCTGGCCTTGACATCCTGCGAACTTTCTAGAGATAGAAGGGTGCCTTCGGGAACGCAGAGACAGGTGCTGCATGGCTGTCGTCAGCTCGTGTCGTGAGATGTTGGGTTAAGTCCCGCAACGAGCGCAACCCTTGTCCTCAGTTACCAGCACGTGATGGTGGGCACTCTGGGGAGACTGCCGGTGACAAACCGGAGGAAGGTGGGGGACGACGTCAAGTCATCATGGCCCTTACGGCCAGGGCTACACACGTGCTACAATGGTGCATACAGACGGTTGCCAAGCCGCGAGGTGGAGCTAATCTGAGAAAGTGCATCGTAGTCCGGATTGGAGTCTGCAACTCGACTCCATGAAGTCGGAATCGCTAGTAATCGTGAATCAGAATGTCACGGTGAATACGTTCCCGGGCCTTGTACACACCGCCCGTCACACCATGGGAGTGGGTTGCTCCAGAAGTAGTTAGTCTAACCGCAAGGAGGACGATTACCACGGAGTGATTCATGACTGGGGTGAAGTCGTAACAAGGTAGCCCTAGGGGAACCTGGGGCTGGATCACCTCCTTAAACGAAAACCGACGTCCATAAGCGTTCACACGAATTGTTTGATGATAAAACTGCATGCGCGGTTTTATTAATTGTTAAGCCAGTCCTGTTCTGAGGCTGTGAAGTTCTTTAAAAGTGTGTTTAATGAATCCGTTATCTTGATTAAGATGCCGGGTCTGTAGCTCAGTCGGTTAGAGCGCACCCCTGATAAGGGTGAGGTCGGCAGTTCGAATCTGCCCAGACCCACCAAGCTTTCAAGAGATGAAAGCCTGGATCAACGGAAAGA
It contains:
- a CDS encoding HMA2 domain-containing protein, producing MHKHIKQALMLRRWVAIGHHFPGRIRLKYKLGILTKLVGFKVADIETVLSDIPAFKNYKLNSATNSVVIDYDAETINPQWVDALFCESEADAEQACYRIARCLELDKSRHE
- a CDS encoding YtxH domain-containing protein — translated: MTGHNPYYGYNAYGHSQSGDVSREPAYRQQNSKTHFVMGLAAGAAVAYLLSNKKFREGMATTGEKAWSAVRGEVEELKERLEDTQAELEYYRNLHKGDK
- a CDS encoding heavy metal translocating P-type ATPase; the protein is MTVLQVKHHLPGRIRFKIAVLQEYPDTGAWIKQALLSIQGLHDIRINEAACSIVVHYDTQLLDAKIISARLSQLGLDEAEQEESEHEFTRGDIALNILGTLVAALLPNKWGGLSTAVLIAPAMMEGLSDLAERRVSVEVLDAIAIGLSFWRGDYKTAMMTQSLISLGEYMEQKTSRNSDQLLADLMRPQDSEVWRINGDGHRELIQSGALQVGDLIELQPGSAIPADGIVISGAAFINQSTLTGENVPVRREEGALVYAGTTVHDGTVSVRVEKVGSEATTARIAQLIYESLSEKSEIQQVTQDMADRRVNITLAMGAAVFALTQDINRVASVFLVDYSCALRLSTPVTFKSIMYRAAQNGILLKGGSAIEKLVTVDTCVFDKTGTLTYSDMEVTDIVPLCNNNTGRDLLAIAASVEEHSSHPLSKAIVNAAKHHDLPHIEHGEVEYVIAHGLKSTMDDYCLMMGSRHFLEEHESVDFTPYEDEIIKYEEMGRHLIFISHDKKLIGMIGLKDHLREDAVATLNELRNLGIHELIMITGDRVAKAQVLGDELQLNQVYAEVTPDSKSAIVEQLKAAGRKVMFVGDGVNDAPALTMADVGIAMCEGTELARQAADVVLLKDKLYGVAETRQLAQLAMSTIQSNIKLAEYINSGIMLAAAMGWLSPAVSALLHNGTTLAVLGRSVALKRPR